From a region of the Corallococcus coralloides DSM 2259 genome:
- a CDS encoding TetR/AcrR family transcriptional regulator has protein sequence MRKGELTHQTILETAVRLASRVGLQGLSIGGLAEELGLSKSGLFAHFKSKTELQVQVLEAATVVFTERVIRPALGRARGEPRVRALFDGWLTWDRDKLLEGGCIFVAAAAELDDAPGPARDTLVQGQRDWLDCLAQAARIAVAEGHFREALDVEQFAHDQYAVMLGFHHAKRLMRDPQAEARARRAFDALVTAARTPTS, from the coding sequence ATGCGCAAGGGCGAGCTCACCCATCAGACCATCCTGGAGACGGCCGTCCGGCTGGCGAGCCGGGTGGGGCTGCAGGGGCTGAGCATCGGGGGGCTGGCGGAGGAGCTGGGCCTCTCCAAGAGCGGCCTGTTCGCGCACTTCAAGTCCAAGACGGAGCTGCAGGTGCAGGTCCTGGAGGCGGCCACCGTCGTCTTCACCGAGCGCGTCATCCGCCCGGCGCTGGGCAGGGCCCGCGGCGAGCCCCGGGTGCGGGCGCTCTTCGACGGCTGGCTCACGTGGGACCGGGACAAGCTGCTCGAGGGCGGCTGCATCTTCGTGGCGGCGGCGGCGGAGCTGGACGACGCGCCCGGGCCCGCGAGGGACACGCTGGTGCAGGGGCAGCGGGACTGGCTGGACTGCCTGGCCCAGGCCGCGCGCATCGCCGTGGCGGAAGGGCACTTCCGCGAGGCGCTGGACGTGGAGCAGTTCGCCCATGATCAGTACGCCGTGATGCTGGGCTTCCACCACGCGAAGCGCTTGATGCGGGACCCCCAGGCCGAGGCGCGAGCCCGCCGGGCCTTCGACGCGCTCGTCACCGCCGCGCGCACCCCCACTTCCTGA
- a CDS encoding alpha/beta hydrolase, with product MAENSTNVRTKIALWGVRAAARSLGAVAPGLAAEWSERLFLTPQRPRRSRTAEAVLARGQPRVLRVEGEKVAVWSWGEGPRVLLVHGWSGYGGQLTAFVQPLVEAGFSVVTYDAPGHGASSGRTSSLPELAGMVAAVGQATGGPYAVVAHSFGAAATAVALRDGMKVERAVFISPPADPLAGIRAFADTVGLSEAMWRRMAARIEARFDMRLADLALPAFAPGLDVPLHIFHDVGDREVPLKAGEAVARAWPGAKLTRTEGLGHFRILYAPEVLLPAVDFLAEGRPSNAWPGPELLASVASAPGLRRRSMGNAAGMGDKAQAP from the coding sequence ATGGCTGAAAATAGCACGAACGTTCGGACGAAGATAGCGCTGTGGGGTGTGCGGGCGGCGGCGCGGAGTCTGGGGGCGGTGGCGCCCGGGCTGGCGGCGGAGTGGTCGGAGCGGCTGTTCCTGACGCCCCAGCGGCCGCGGCGCTCGCGCACGGCGGAGGCGGTGTTGGCGCGGGGCCAGCCCCGGGTGTTGAGGGTGGAGGGCGAGAAGGTGGCGGTGTGGAGCTGGGGAGAGGGCCCCCGGGTGCTGCTGGTGCACGGGTGGAGCGGCTACGGCGGGCAGCTGACGGCCTTCGTGCAGCCCCTGGTGGAAGCGGGCTTCTCGGTGGTGACGTACGACGCGCCGGGGCACGGGGCGTCCTCCGGGCGCACCAGCTCACTGCCTGAGCTGGCGGGAATGGTGGCGGCGGTGGGGCAGGCGACAGGCGGGCCCTACGCGGTGGTGGCGCACTCATTCGGCGCGGCGGCCACGGCGGTGGCGCTGCGGGACGGGATGAAGGTGGAGCGCGCGGTCTTCATCTCGCCGCCCGCGGATCCGCTGGCGGGCATCCGGGCCTTCGCGGACACGGTGGGCCTGTCGGAGGCCATGTGGCGGCGGATGGCGGCGCGAATCGAGGCGCGCTTCGACATGCGGCTGGCGGATCTGGCGCTGCCTGCCTTCGCGCCAGGGTTGGACGTGCCGCTGCACATCTTCCACGACGTGGGGGACCGCGAGGTGCCGCTGAAAGCAGGCGAAGCGGTGGCGCGCGCGTGGCCGGGCGCGAAGCTCACGCGCACGGAAGGACTGGGGCACTTCCGCATCCTCTATGCGCCGGAGGTGCTGTTGCCCGCGGTGGACTTCCTGGCGGAAGGACGGCCGAGCAACGCCTGGCCCGGGCCAGAGTTGCTGGCATCGGTGGCGTCCGCGCCAGGGCTGCGGCGGCGAAGCATGGGCAACGCCGCCGGCATGGGTGACAAGGCTCAGGCTCCCTGA
- a CDS encoding LamG domain-containing protein — MALERYAAAVLADGPIGYWRLGEAPGAMTAVDASGHGNHGEYSAGGITLGLSGFKGGDTAALFDGLMGRIVVPNSKALNPRQLTLEAKINWSGPNPGPIRYTQRIFEKSSYEQRAEYALTIDGGDGHVVVDLRVRTALNGLDVNVSARSRSEVPQGVETHIVATFDGQEIRIYFNGMLESQTDLGANAGDLLLKYPSPPPPSLDGYLGIGNQTYPSRPRPFHGLIDEVALYGTALSAERVLAHYQAQFPERVTFQYAVKFVCGEAPGAAVAPGLYFTAINVHNPAYKEIGFRVKVAVAMPGLKPGPVSEFVRANLGPDEALEIDCSDILKISGVDARFLKGFVVIETAGIELDVVAVYSAAGRDGPISTMHTERVPPRRREERNDKA; from the coding sequence ATGGCACTTGAACGCTACGCCGCTGCTGTCCTGGCGGATGGACCGATTGGCTATTGGCGCCTGGGAGAGGCCCCTGGAGCGATGACGGCAGTCGATGCCTCGGGGCACGGCAACCATGGAGAATACTCCGCCGGTGGAATCACGCTTGGGTTGAGTGGCTTCAAGGGTGGGGACACGGCGGCGCTGTTCGATGGGTTGATGGGACGAATCGTTGTTCCCAACAGCAAGGCCCTCAATCCCCGCCAGCTCACCCTGGAGGCCAAGATCAATTGGTCCGGCCCCAATCCCGGACCCATCCGGTACACCCAGCGCATCTTCGAGAAATCGAGCTACGAGCAGCGCGCGGAATACGCCCTGACCATCGACGGAGGGGACGGACATGTGGTCGTCGATCTCCGCGTGAGAACGGCACTCAATGGGCTCGACGTCAACGTGTCCGCCAGGAGCCGCAGCGAGGTCCCGCAGGGCGTGGAAACCCACATCGTGGCGACCTTCGATGGGCAGGAGATCCGGATCTATTTCAACGGCATGCTGGAGAGTCAGACGGACCTGGGAGCCAATGCAGGCGACCTCCTGCTCAAGTACCCTTCCCCACCGCCTCCTTCGCTGGATGGCTACCTTGGGATTGGCAACCAGACCTATCCCTCCCGTCCCCGGCCGTTTCATGGGCTGATCGACGAGGTTGCGCTCTATGGCACCGCGCTTTCCGCCGAGCGGGTCCTGGCCCACTACCAGGCGCAGTTCCCGGAGCGGGTGACGTTCCAGTACGCGGTGAAGTTTGTTTGCGGAGAGGCCCCTGGAGCGGCCGTGGCGCCTGGGCTCTACTTCACCGCGATCAACGTGCACAATCCGGCCTACAAGGAGATCGGCTTTCGCGTGAAGGTTGCCGTTGCGATGCCTGGCTTGAAACCCGGCCCTGTCTCCGAGTTCGTTCGTGCCAACCTCGGCCCGGACGAAGCGCTGGAGATCGACTGCTCGGACATCCTCAAGATTTCCGGGGTCGATGCCCGCTTCCTCAAGGGGTTTGTTGTGATTGAAACCGCGGGCATCGAACTTGACGTGGTGGCTGTGTATTCGGCGGCTGGCCGGGACGGTCCCATCTCCACAATGCACACCGAGCGTGTCCCACCCCGACGTCGGGAAGAGAGGAACGACAAGGCCTGA
- a CDS encoding oxidoreductase, producing MKTWLITGASRGFGVLIAQAALDAGDRVIATARNPQSIPLAAHPRLVVAKLDVTDESEAQRVVAEAGRIDVLVNNAGFGLLGGVEESSAAEIEKLYRTNVFGLLAVTRAVLPVMRQQRSGHVINLSSIGGYRSAAGWGVYCSTKFAVEGLSEALHDELAPLGIHVTVVEPGYFRTDFLDAASLTRAERIIPDYAQTSGAMRTRAIELNHQQPGNPAKLATAMVELVKMEQPPLRLALGSDTVKALEEKNAFVARELEAHRALSLSTDFT from the coding sequence ATGAAGACCTGGCTCATCACTGGCGCATCCCGTGGTTTTGGAGTCCTCATCGCCCAGGCGGCGCTCGACGCGGGAGACCGTGTCATCGCCACCGCGCGCAACCCCCAGAGCATTCCCCTGGCGGCCCACCCGAGGCTGGTGGTCGCGAAGCTGGACGTCACCGACGAGTCCGAGGCCCAGCGCGTCGTGGCGGAGGCGGGTCGCATCGACGTGCTCGTGAACAACGCGGGCTTCGGACTGCTCGGCGGCGTGGAGGAGTCGAGCGCGGCCGAAATCGAGAAGCTCTACCGCACCAACGTCTTCGGCCTGCTCGCCGTCACCCGCGCGGTGCTGCCCGTCATGCGGCAGCAGCGCTCCGGACACGTCATCAACCTGTCCTCCATTGGGGGCTACCGCTCGGCCGCAGGCTGGGGCGTGTACTGCTCCACGAAGTTCGCGGTGGAGGGGCTGAGCGAGGCGCTCCACGATGAGCTGGCCCCGCTGGGCATCCACGTCACGGTGGTGGAGCCCGGCTACTTCCGCACCGACTTCCTGGACGCGGCATCGCTCACCCGGGCGGAGCGGATCATCCCCGACTACGCGCAGACGTCCGGCGCGATGCGGACGCGCGCGATCGAGCTCAACCACCAGCAGCCGGGCAACCCGGCGAAGCTCGCGACCGCGATGGTCGAGCTGGTGAAGATGGAGCAGCCTCCACTGCGGCTGGCCCTGGGCAGCGACACGGTGAAGGCCCTGGAGGAGAAGAACGCCTTCGTCGCCCGCGAGCTGGAGGCCCACCGCGCCCTCTCGCTCTCCACGGACTTCACCTGA
- a CDS encoding LysR family transcriptional regulator has protein sequence MQADVRELTVFLEIARHLNFRRAAGALGVTPSALSHSLRGLEEKLGLRLVHRTTRSVALTAAGERLAKRLRPAFRDIDDALDDLNTFREAPVGKLRISAARVAIRLALLPVLRPFLEAHPGIEVEVVDSAAFVDIVKEGFDAGVRFHERVAADMVAIPLGPRLRSAIVATPAYFAKHPPPKTPRDLAAHDCIQFRFTNGSRYAWELERDGKELEVETRGSLALSDQVEILEAALAGLGLAYVFESQVESLLKQKRLVRVLEDWCPSYPGFFLYYPSRRHLPPVLKAFVDFVRAL, from the coding sequence ATGCAGGCCGACGTCCGTGAGCTGACCGTGTTCCTGGAGATCGCCCGGCATCTGAACTTCCGCCGCGCGGCGGGGGCGCTGGGCGTGACGCCGTCCGCGCTGAGCCACAGCTTGAGGGGGCTGGAGGAGAAGCTGGGCCTGCGGCTCGTGCACCGCACCACCCGGAGCGTGGCGCTCACCGCGGCGGGCGAGCGGCTCGCCAAGCGGCTGCGGCCCGCGTTCCGGGACATCGACGACGCGCTCGATGACCTGAACACGTTCCGTGAGGCCCCCGTGGGGAAGCTGCGCATCAGCGCGGCCCGGGTGGCGATCCGGCTGGCCCTGCTGCCGGTGCTGCGCCCATTCCTGGAGGCGCATCCCGGCATCGAGGTGGAGGTCGTCGACAGCGCCGCGTTCGTGGACATCGTGAAGGAGGGCTTCGACGCGGGTGTGCGCTTCCACGAGCGCGTGGCCGCGGACATGGTGGCGATTCCGCTGGGCCCCAGGCTGCGCTCGGCCATCGTCGCCACGCCCGCGTACTTCGCGAAGCATCCTCCGCCGAAGACGCCCAGGGACCTGGCCGCGCATGACTGCATCCAGTTCCGGTTCACCAACGGCTCACGCTACGCGTGGGAGCTGGAGCGCGACGGCAAGGAACTGGAGGTAGAGACGCGAGGCTCCCTGGCGCTCAGTGACCAGGTGGAGATCCTCGAAGCCGCGCTCGCGGGCCTGGGGCTGGCCTATGTCTTCGAGTCGCAGGTGGAGTCACTGCTCAAACAGAAGCGGCTGGTCCGCGTGCTGGAGGACTGGTGCCCGTCCTACCCTGGCTTCTTCCTCTACTACCCCAGCCGCAGGCACCTGCCACCCGTGCTCAAGGCCTTCGTGGACTTCGTGCGGGCCCTGTAG
- the mtgA gene encoding monofunctional biosynthetic peptidoglycan transglycosylase: MTSRPPSARASTVRMQKTKQPSAGARRAVGKRSGSGSGWSRWVLGGWLMLALWLGVEFARMPDVSSLRTQNPRTTALMAQRAEEALEAGKKPRARQSWVSLGAVAPHAVDAVLISEDARFYKHEGVDWTEVENAFQQSVREARLGRGASTLTQQLAKNLYLSTDRSLLRKGKELLIARQLEDRLSKQRILALYLNVVEWGEGVYGIEAAAREHFGLPARSLSVAQGAMLAAMLPAPRRWLPAQRPETLRTRAGVIIGRLEREGRISGAQAREAQAELSRFFGEPSAPDLVAEAS; this comes from the coding sequence ATGACATCCCGTCCGCCCTCCGCGCGCGCCTCCACTGTCCGGATGCAGAAGACGAAGCAGCCCTCCGCTGGCGCCCGGCGCGCCGTGGGGAAGCGCTCCGGCTCCGGCTCGGGCTGGAGCCGCTGGGTGCTCGGTGGGTGGCTGATGCTCGCCCTCTGGCTCGGCGTGGAGTTCGCGCGGATGCCCGACGTGAGCTCGCTGCGGACGCAGAACCCGCGCACCACCGCGCTCATGGCCCAGCGCGCCGAGGAGGCGCTCGAAGCGGGCAAGAAGCCTCGGGCGCGCCAGTCCTGGGTGTCGCTCGGCGCGGTGGCCCCGCACGCCGTGGACGCGGTGCTGATCTCCGAGGACGCGCGCTTCTACAAGCACGAGGGCGTGGACTGGACCGAGGTGGAGAACGCCTTCCAGCAGTCGGTGCGCGAGGCGCGCCTGGGGCGCGGTGCCTCCACCCTCACGCAGCAACTGGCGAAGAACCTCTACCTCTCCACGGACCGCAGCCTGCTGCGCAAGGGGAAGGAGTTGCTGATCGCGCGCCAGTTGGAGGACCGCCTGTCCAAGCAGCGCATCCTCGCGCTGTACCTGAACGTCGTGGAGTGGGGGGAGGGCGTCTACGGCATCGAGGCGGCGGCGCGCGAGCACTTCGGCCTCCCGGCCCGTTCGCTCAGCGTGGCGCAGGGCGCGATGCTCGCGGCCATGCTGCCCGCCCCCCGTCGCTGGCTGCCGGCGCAGCGCCCCGAGACCCTGCGCACCCGGGCTGGCGTCATCATCGGGAGGCTGGAGCGCGAGGGTCGCATCAGCGGGGCACAAGCCCGCGAGGCCCAGGCCGAGCTCTCGCGCTTCTTCGGTGAGCCGTCCGCGCCCGATTTGGTGGCCGAGGCCAGCTGA
- a CDS encoding helix-turn-helix domain-containing protein — translation MRRDEPGLEVLPARLAGVEGVRVTGDTRLWSGVSTRYGVTVVYAGAFDFWYRGRAWTQTEGVLKLKEPGEVHRDLRVHAPVTAQSMTLEAPVVDEAARELGLRAPPRLPALSVGNGRAAALALHAALREPGSDTLALQGLLAGMLAALLGADSSASAEAVPRARRAALRARDLLHASVVEGVSLEALAMASGLGRFHLLRTFRQEFGLTPHAYLTHLRVSRARELLARGIPAARAALEVGLYDQSQLHRHFVRIVGTSPGAYARAVRGTSTSPKKGAERVPHPRR, via the coding sequence ATGCGACGCGACGAGCCTGGCCTGGAGGTGCTGCCCGCGCGGCTCGCGGGAGTGGAAGGGGTCCGCGTCACGGGTGACACGCGGCTGTGGTCCGGCGTCTCCACTCGCTACGGCGTCACGGTGGTCTACGCGGGCGCCTTCGACTTCTGGTACCGCGGGCGGGCCTGGACGCAGACCGAGGGGGTGCTGAAGCTGAAGGAACCGGGAGAGGTGCACCGCGACCTGCGCGTGCATGCGCCGGTGACCGCCCAGTCGATGACCCTGGAGGCGCCGGTGGTGGACGAGGCCGCACGCGAGCTCGGGCTGCGCGCACCGCCCCGGCTGCCCGCGCTCTCCGTCGGTAACGGGCGCGCCGCGGCGCTGGCCCTGCACGCGGCGCTGAGGGAGCCGGGCAGTGACACGCTCGCGCTGCAAGGCCTGCTCGCCGGGATGCTCGCGGCGCTGCTGGGGGCGGACTCCAGCGCGTCAGCGGAGGCGGTGCCCCGGGCACGCCGCGCGGCGCTGCGTGCACGCGACCTGCTGCACGCCTCGGTCGTGGAAGGCGTCAGCCTGGAGGCGCTCGCGATGGCCTCGGGCCTAGGCCGCTTCCACCTGCTGCGCACCTTCCGTCAGGAGTTCGGGCTGACGCCCCATGCGTACCTCACGCACCTGCGCGTCTCGCGGGCGCGCGAGCTGCTCGCCCGGGGCATCCCCGCCGCACGCGCGGCCCTGGAGGTGGGGCTCTACGACCAGAGCCAGTTGCACCGGCACTTCGTGCGCATCGTCGGCACGAGCCCCGGGGCCTACGCGCGCGCCGTGCGCGGCACGTCAACTTCGCCCAAGAAGGGTGCGGAGCGGGTGCCACATCCTCGCCGCTGA
- a CDS encoding metal-dependent hydrolase produces the protein MLLSLSLLAALLGAAPTPPSQEFRVTWLGHAGFEVVSPGGTRLLIDPWLKENPRAPEAWKDLARLARTPPAAILLTHSHGDHAQDVHTLARLSGAPVVGTGETLRWLKVPEAQQHTVNVGGSTRIGDVTVHAVPAMHSCEPDGRPLGYVLVLPGGRSLYHTGDTWLFGDMALVQELLHPDIILLNVGGGRYGMDPRTAALAVRKYFRPSVIVPMHFGTFEPLATEPQAREVLGSDPRVHWLTPGIAASL, from the coding sequence ATGCTCCTCTCCCTGTCCCTGCTTGCGGCGCTGCTCGGCGCCGCGCCGACCCCACCGTCCCAGGAGTTCCGCGTCACCTGGCTCGGCCACGCCGGCTTCGAGGTCGTCTCGCCCGGAGGCACGCGTCTGCTCATCGACCCCTGGTTGAAGGAGAACCCGCGTGCGCCCGAGGCCTGGAAGGACCTCGCGCGCCTCGCGCGGACACCGCCCGCGGCCATCCTGCTCACGCACTCGCACGGGGACCACGCGCAGGACGTGCACACGCTGGCGCGCCTGAGCGGGGCTCCCGTGGTCGGCACGGGGGAGACGCTGCGCTGGCTCAAGGTGCCGGAGGCCCAGCAGCACACGGTGAACGTCGGCGGCTCCACGCGCATTGGCGACGTCACGGTCCACGCGGTGCCGGCCATGCACTCGTGCGAGCCCGACGGGCGGCCCCTTGGCTACGTCCTGGTGCTTCCCGGTGGGCGCTCGCTCTACCACACGGGCGACACCTGGCTGTTCGGCGACATGGCGCTGGTGCAGGAGCTGCTGCACCCGGACATCATCCTCCTCAACGTGGGTGGCGGGCGCTACGGCATGGACCCCCGGACCGCGGCGCTCGCGGTGCGCAAGTACTTCCGCCCCTCCGTCATCGTGCCCATGCACTTCGGCACCTTCGAGCCGTTGGCGACCGAGCCCCAGGCGCGCGAGGTCCTCGGAAGCGACCCGCGCGTGCACTGGCTCACCCCGGGGATCGCAGCGTCGCTCTGA
- a CDS encoding DUF1501 domain-containing protein, protein MKLSRRNLFQAAFGAAHVGLLARYGLPSAMAQSASGRPTKMLAIWLVGGLHWESFFAPMTRAGIQKFIPPAQGGNYAYGYNPEQVEHLDRSPVDLMSPGPARKLRVPVYWNWSNPADRNGNNPVVGNAQVYRPEGYVWANPAYKLYEKAVLLVGADQGTAAHASGLIASMSGVAGSTFRAPSVQAVVANAMASRFPDRPLPNVALGGPLPMALGLPALANPTLLSSSASVEPTLSDRRDGTWHGLRARKDEPELAFDGTPMSGTVPATAVDSALLKAVRRERGTSSAGTDGYLEQLYDTYKGASRTIRRDMLSVLEKTPAWEKLKADPAYPEDWMACTGYADACGTMPSMGDYAFALQLLKSDLVSTVNLRATSIEGFTFDSHFVNGQIVHAQYLRIALEMVGRMCLEMSLTPSRSDPSRSLLDETLVYVYSDFGRTFPKVGSDHHPATCALLVGGGIQGNQMIGGYDERMEGSPMGIPVRLVEESGDITTRTPTSQDVAATVLRAYGLVPGKDFFIPGGYGVFDGVVRS, encoded by the coding sequence ATGAAGCTCTCTCGTCGCAATCTCTTTCAAGCGGCCTTCGGGGCCGCGCACGTCGGGCTGCTGGCGCGGTATGGCCTGCCGTCGGCGATGGCGCAGTCGGCGTCGGGCCGGCCCACGAAGATGCTGGCCATCTGGCTGGTGGGCGGACTCCATTGGGAGTCCTTCTTCGCGCCGATGACCCGCGCGGGCATCCAGAAGTTCATCCCACCCGCGCAGGGAGGCAACTACGCCTACGGGTACAACCCCGAGCAGGTGGAGCACCTGGACCGCTCTCCGGTGGACCTGATGTCCCCCGGGCCCGCGCGCAAGCTGCGCGTGCCCGTCTACTGGAACTGGTCCAATCCCGCGGACAGGAACGGGAACAACCCCGTCGTCGGCAACGCCCAGGTCTACCGCCCGGAGGGGTACGTGTGGGCCAACCCGGCCTACAAGCTCTACGAGAAGGCGGTGCTGCTGGTGGGAGCAGACCAGGGGACGGCGGCGCACGCGAGCGGCCTCATCGCGAGCATGTCCGGTGTCGCCGGCTCCACCTTCCGGGCTCCGTCGGTGCAGGCCGTCGTGGCCAACGCGATGGCGTCACGCTTCCCGGACCGACCCCTGCCCAATGTCGCCCTGGGTGGGCCGCTGCCGATGGCGCTCGGGCTGCCCGCGCTGGCGAACCCGACGCTGCTCTCCTCCAGCGCGAGCGTGGAGCCCACGCTCTCCGACCGGCGAGACGGCACGTGGCACGGCCTGCGCGCGCGCAAGGACGAGCCGGAGCTCGCCTTCGATGGCACGCCCATGTCCGGCACGGTGCCCGCGACGGCGGTGGACTCGGCCCTGCTCAAGGCGGTGCGCCGCGAGCGAGGCACCTCCAGCGCCGGAACGGACGGGTACCTGGAGCAGCTCTACGACACGTACAAGGGCGCCAGTCGCACGATTCGCCGGGACATGCTGTCGGTGCTGGAGAAGACGCCCGCCTGGGAGAAGCTCAAGGCCGACCCCGCGTATCCCGAGGACTGGATGGCCTGCACCGGCTATGCGGATGCCTGCGGCACGATGCCGTCGATGGGGGACTATGCGTTCGCGCTCCAGTTGCTGAAGTCCGACCTGGTGTCGACCGTCAACCTGCGGGCAACGAGCATCGAGGGCTTCACCTTCGACTCCCACTTCGTCAACGGCCAGATCGTGCATGCCCAGTACCTGCGCATCGCCCTGGAGATGGTGGGGCGCATGTGCCTGGAGATGAGCCTGACGCCGAGCCGCTCGGACCCGTCGCGTTCGCTGCTGGATGAGACGCTCGTGTACGTCTACAGCGACTTCGGGCGGACGTTCCCCAAGGTGGGCAGCGACCACCACCCCGCGACGTGTGCCCTCCTGGTGGGAGGCGGCATCCAGGGGAACCAGATGATCGGCGGCTACGACGAGAGGATGGAGGGCTCGCCCATGGGCATTCCGGTGAGGCTCGTCGAGGAGTCCGGGGACATCACGACGCGGACGCCGACCTCGCAGGACGTCGCGGCGACGGTGCTCCGCGCCTATGGGCTCGTGCCCGGAAAGGACTTCTTCATCCCGGGCGGCTACGGCGTCTTCGACGGCGTCGTGAGGAGCTGA